In Edaphobacter paludis, a single window of DNA contains:
- a CDS encoding MBL fold metallo-hydrolase has translation MTKLKQLWRLVQESHAQPIAGEPRPTEIVGPDELGVTFIGHSSFLLQVGGRSVLIDPVFVKRLILLRRQRRAGLLVNEMPAIDVVLLTHAHMDHLNIASLRRVVRSAQMLGKKAPDVVVPWGVEDLVSGLGFSRVHGMKWWEKLEVRGLTVTLTPCKHWGARMFNDIHRGYGGYVVEGVGYSVYHSGDTAYFSGFEEIGKRLHPQVALLPIGAYFPDSYRAVHTSPEEAVRGFVEVGAKWMVPMHFGTFNLGREPMDEPVQRLLAEATRLGISSKVKVLEEGETMRVAQQETSRRPILKTQQQSI, from the coding sequence GTGACGAAGCTCAAGCAACTCTGGCGGTTAGTGCAGGAGAGCCATGCGCAGCCGATAGCGGGTGAGCCTCGCCCCACCGAGATTGTCGGGCCAGACGAACTGGGGGTGACTTTCATCGGCCACTCTTCATTTCTGCTTCAGGTGGGCGGCCGCTCCGTGCTGATCGATCCGGTCTTCGTCAAGCGTCTGATCCTGCTGCGCCGACAGAGGCGAGCGGGCCTTCTAGTCAATGAGATGCCCGCCATCGATGTAGTTTTGCTGACGCACGCTCACATGGACCACCTGAACATTGCTTCGCTGCGGCGCGTCGTGCGCAGCGCGCAGATGCTCGGGAAAAAGGCTCCCGATGTCGTCGTTCCCTGGGGAGTGGAAGATCTCGTATCCGGCCTCGGCTTTTCGAGAGTGCACGGAATGAAGTGGTGGGAAAAGCTTGAGGTCCGCGGCCTGACCGTCACGCTTACTCCCTGCAAACATTGGGGCGCGCGCATGTTCAACGATATCCATCGTGGCTATGGTGGATATGTAGTCGAGGGCGTGGGGTATTCGGTCTATCACTCCGGCGACACGGCTTATTTTTCAGGCTTCGAGGAGATTGGAAAGCGGCTTCATCCACAAGTGGCTCTGCTGCCTATCGGGGCCTACTTCCCAGATAGTTATCGCGCCGTCCACACCAGCCCGGAAGAAGCTGTGCGGGGCTTTGTCGAAGTGGGCGCGAAGTGGATGGTGCCGATGCACTTCGGCACGTTCAATCTGGGGCGGGAACCGATGGATGAGCCTGTGCAACGCCTGCTGGCTGAGGCCACACGCCTGGGAATCAGCAGCAAGGTGAAAGTGCTCGAAGAGGGCGAAACCATGCGCGTCGCTCAGCAGGAGACCAGTCGAAGGCCAATCCTGAAAACTCAGCAGCAGAGCATTTAA
- a CDS encoding YihY/virulence factor BrkB family protein — MPLDPRQQRIWDYVSHSPLHSLWDLQGISLRVVAVRTWKNFLSDNLLGRAAELGFYFLFALFPTLFCASSLLGLAARSASSVYDRLLHYLAFVIPHAAMGMVIATFNETTAAATSGKLTFGIVAALWSASVGFSAIQDSMNTVYKVPETRSYFHARISAIGVTIVLAILVSVTLSSMLASDFFARVARDRIYHHFLASVVVVVIRSLGWIVVTVLITLFFAIIYYWAPDVKKNCWRWLTPGSAIGIVVWILASVGFRVYLHFFNNFSVTYGSLGAVIILLTWFYITGLTLLLGAEINSQIEAAAAEKRLLAEHPSTLPTVTPAV, encoded by the coding sequence GTGCCTCTCGATCCCCGCCAGCAGCGGATTTGGGATTATGTGTCCCATTCTCCCCTGCACTCACTCTGGGATCTGCAAGGGATTTCTCTCCGGGTCGTTGCGGTGCGCACCTGGAAGAACTTTCTCAGCGACAATCTCCTTGGCCGGGCTGCCGAACTTGGCTTCTACTTTCTATTCGCGCTTTTTCCTACGCTGTTCTGTGCCAGTTCTCTGCTTGGGCTGGCCGCGCGCTCCGCCTCGAGCGTCTATGACAGGTTGCTCCATTACCTGGCCTTCGTCATTCCTCACGCTGCAATGGGGATGGTAATTGCGACCTTCAATGAGACGACTGCGGCTGCTACCAGCGGCAAGCTGACCTTTGGAATTGTTGCCGCTCTCTGGTCTGCCTCGGTTGGCTTCTCGGCGATTCAGGACAGCATGAACACGGTTTACAAGGTCCCCGAGACACGCTCCTATTTTCACGCCCGTATCTCAGCCATCGGAGTCACGATCGTTCTGGCTATTCTGGTTTCGGTTACGCTGTCGTCGATGCTTGCCAGCGACTTTTTCGCCCGTGTCGCCCGCGACCGCATCTATCACCATTTTCTCGCCAGCGTTGTGGTTGTGGTGATCCGCTCTCTCGGTTGGATCGTCGTAACCGTCCTGATTACGCTTTTCTTTGCCATCATCTACTATTGGGCCCCCGATGTGAAAAAGAACTGTTGGCGCTGGCTCACTCCGGGGAGCGCCATCGGTATCGTCGTGTGGATTCTTGCCTCTGTAGGCTTCCGCGTTTATCTGCACTTCTTCAATAACTTCTCTGTTACGTATGGCTCACTGGGAGCGGTCATCATTTTATTGACATGGTTCTACATCACCGGACTGACGCTTCTGCTGGGCGCTGAGATCAACAGCCAGATTGAAGCGGCTGCTGCTGAAAAACGCCTCCTTGCCGAGCATCCTTCCACATTGCCCACGGTCACTCCTGCAGTGTGA
- a CDS encoding sodium:solute symporter family protein, which produces MNLYATVLAFIVLTLLVVSLASLRNVKTKADYLVAGRSLPAFVLIFTLLCSWIGSGSLLGGAENAYRHGFAALWQAGGGWAGLLLIYFIAPRARKFAKFTIPDLLEARYNETARVLGVIAILFTYTAVTSYQFVGGGDILHLIFPDFITPVLGQYIIAAFVIVFTAIAGMASVAYMDVAIGLLATFTLIVALPTLTHRAGGWSAVHAALPATHFQVLGDLSFAQAMELFLPTCLLLLGNQSMYQKFFSAKSEKAATRAVIGWIIGTVILETVIVAIAVVGSALFPGGEVHDRPREILAYCGLHGFAGSRVLEILGSLLVGAIFAKIISTANNWLFSPATNLINDIFLRYISPQASNKRTLAVSRLMVVFLGLWALYQSLHVQSVLKKSLYAYTIYAAALTPVILATFFWKRATASAAVASIAVGTVVTVTWDTAFIHTHIPTALAQRDAIFPALLASLIALVAVSLLTPPPTSAQLQPFAES; this is translated from the coding sequence ATGAATCTCTACGCCACCGTTCTGGCTTTTATCGTTCTCACTCTGCTTGTTGTCTCGCTGGCCAGCCTTCGCAACGTTAAGACCAAGGCTGATTACCTTGTCGCCGGTCGATCTCTGCCTGCGTTTGTGCTGATCTTCACCCTTCTCTGTAGTTGGATCGGTTCGGGTTCTTTGCTGGGCGGGGCGGAGAATGCCTACCGGCATGGTTTTGCCGCACTATGGCAGGCTGGGGGCGGATGGGCAGGCTTGTTGCTTATCTACTTCATCGCACCGCGCGCACGCAAGTTCGCCAAATTCACCATCCCTGACCTGCTGGAAGCACGTTATAACGAGACCGCTCGGGTACTCGGCGTTATCGCCATCCTGTTTACTTATACTGCGGTCACCAGCTATCAGTTCGTTGGCGGTGGCGACATCCTACACCTCATCTTTCCCGACTTCATTACGCCTGTCCTTGGTCAATACATCATCGCCGCGTTCGTCATCGTCTTTACCGCCATTGCGGGTATGGCGTCGGTTGCTTATATGGACGTGGCCATCGGCCTGCTCGCAACTTTCACACTGATCGTTGCCCTGCCTACGCTTACGCATCGCGCTGGTGGCTGGTCCGCTGTTCATGCTGCTCTGCCTGCCACGCATTTTCAAGTACTTGGCGATCTGAGCTTTGCGCAGGCGATGGAACTCTTTCTGCCGACCTGCCTGTTGCTGCTCGGCAACCAGTCCATGTATCAGAAATTCTTTTCGGCGAAGTCGGAAAAAGCGGCGACTCGCGCTGTGATTGGATGGATCATCGGCACGGTCATTCTTGAGACGGTGATTGTGGCGATCGCCGTCGTCGGCTCTGCGCTGTTTCCTGGCGGGGAGGTTCATGATCGTCCCCGCGAGATTCTTGCCTATTGTGGTCTTCATGGTTTTGCCGGGTCACGGGTGCTGGAGATCCTTGGATCGCTCCTGGTTGGAGCGATCTTCGCCAAAATTATATCTACGGCTAATAATTGGCTGTTCTCTCCTGCTACGAACCTTATTAATGACATCTTCCTGCGCTACATTTCGCCCCAGGCCTCCAACAAGCGAACACTGGCCGTTAGCCGCCTGATGGTGGTGTTTCTGGGACTGTGGGCGCTCTATCAATCTCTCCACGTCCAGTCAGTTCTGAAGAAATCTCTCTATGCTTATACGATCTACGCGGCGGCGCTGACTCCTGTCATTCTTGCCACCTTTTTCTGGAAACGGGCAACGGCGAGCGCCGCTGTGGCCAGTATTGCGGTTGGAACCGTGGTCACTGTCACCTGGGACACTGCCTTCATTCATACCCATATCCCGACGGCCCTTGCTCAGAGAGATGCGATTTTCCCGGCGCTTTTGGCTTCGCTCATCGCTCTTGTTGCTGTCAGCCTGCTGACGCCGCCCCCGACTTCGGCCCAGCTCCAGCCGTTTGCCGAATCCTGA
- a CDS encoding 2-hydroxyacid dehydrogenase, producing the protein MVRVGVDESLSDELLNDFPQDARIVRIPRNPTSAVEVDFWILPFQRRDAAEAFSHLRGVKVVQSMMAGVDWITPWLPKNVVLCDGRGIHDISASEWVLTAILSSLKRFPLYRDMQLRQEWKGQASVADGFLNEGGAQVGQYRVLGDDLAGKTVLIVGYGSIGAAIEARLYPFGVNIVRVARSARPIPEVHAVADLRKLLPEADVVILIVPLTDDTRGLIGVPELGLMKRGALLVNAARGPVVATEALVEALTQHRIRAALDVTDPEPLPAGHPLWLAPNCLITPHVGGSTPEFIHRAFRFGAEQVRRYIAGKPLENVVTGAGY; encoded by the coding sequence ATGGTCCGTGTTGGCGTTGATGAAAGTCTCTCCGATGAGTTGCTTAACGATTTTCCGCAGGACGCAAGAATCGTACGAATTCCCCGCAATCCAACCAGTGCTGTTGAAGTAGATTTCTGGATTCTTCCCTTTCAGCGACGCGATGCCGCGGAGGCATTCTCGCATCTACGGGGAGTGAAAGTAGTGCAATCGATGATGGCTGGCGTCGATTGGATTACGCCTTGGCTCCCCAAAAACGTCGTATTATGCGATGGCAGGGGCATACACGATATCTCGGCCTCGGAGTGGGTTTTGACTGCGATCCTGTCTTCTCTGAAGCGGTTTCCGCTCTACCGCGACATGCAGTTGCGTCAGGAGTGGAAGGGTCAGGCATCTGTGGCAGACGGATTTCTGAATGAGGGTGGAGCACAGGTCGGGCAGTATCGAGTTCTGGGCGACGACCTTGCCGGCAAGACGGTACTGATCGTCGGTTACGGTTCGATCGGAGCAGCGATCGAAGCGCGGCTCTATCCATTCGGGGTGAATATTGTCCGCGTAGCACGAAGCGCTCGTCCCATCCCCGAGGTTCACGCTGTCGCTGACTTGCGAAAGCTGCTCCCCGAAGCAGACGTTGTGATTCTCATCGTGCCGTTGACCGACGACACACGCGGTTTGATCGGGGTGCCGGAGCTTGGCCTGATGAAGCGCGGAGCTCTGCTGGTAAACGCAGCCCGAGGGCCTGTGGTCGCAACCGAGGCGTTGGTGGAAGCACTGACCCAGCACCGGATTCGTGCTGCCCTCGATGTCACCGACCCTGAGCCACTCCCTGCCGGGCACCCGCTATGGCTCGCACCAAATTGTCTGATCACGCCGCACGTCGGCGGCTCGACGCCGGAGTTTATCCACCGCGCCTTCCGCTTTGGAGCGGAGCAGGTCAGGCGGTACATCGCGGGTAAACCTTTGGAAAACGTCGTAACCGGTGCCGGCTATTAG
- a CDS encoding alpha-L-fucosidase, translating to MKSTAFLPVVLVFALSLQAQSSAPPPPPQNSAANIGRQVAKVRALTAAQPAASHTQPPFQANWASLASYRTPNWFRDAKFGIFLHWGVYSVPAFGSEWYSRNMYVPGNEAFEHHIATYGPQTTFGYKDFIPMFRAEHFDANAWVDLFVRAGARYVVPVGEHCDGFAMYASDMTPWNAARMGPHRDVVGELATATRARGLRFGVSSHTAEHWWWYGRGRSFPSDVRDETPATAKLYGPAAAMDLPGPEGVTYDGKEPDPDHLERWLPPDQAWLDNWLARSTEIVDKYHPDFMYFDWWIGQPACKPALQQFAAYYYDRSAMRHQQPVLTYKEESMPANVATLDIERGKLDTLRLLPWQTDTSVSIHSWGYVENDEYRTAKSLIHQLMDTVSKNGNLLLNVGPKSDGTIPEEARTVLLGIGDWLRINGEAVYGTRPFTVFGEGPTKAPKNPTELNSDIQVYTPHDIRYTTSGHSRTGPILYATALGWPTGGTLTLHTLFRGNPYLAAPVCAVDLLGTSLSIAYSEELDGLHLTLPSSVPANLPADTAYVFRLHTRCSSVANH from the coding sequence GTGAAATCGACTGCGTTCCTTCCCGTCGTCCTCGTCTTCGCCCTCTCGCTCCAGGCACAGTCCTCCGCGCCACCCCCTCCCCCGCAGAACTCCGCCGCGAACATCGGTCGCCAAGTAGCCAAAGTCCGGGCCCTCACTGCCGCCCAGCCAGCAGCCAGCCACACGCAGCCCCCCTTTCAGGCGAACTGGGCCTCCCTCGCCTCCTATCGAACCCCGAACTGGTTTCGTGACGCTAAATTTGGCATCTTCCTCCACTGGGGCGTCTACTCCGTTCCGGCGTTCGGAAGCGAGTGGTACTCCCGCAACATGTACGTCCCGGGCAATGAGGCGTTCGAGCACCACATCGCCACCTACGGTCCACAAACCACCTTCGGCTACAAGGACTTCATTCCCATGTTTCGCGCCGAGCACTTCGACGCTAACGCATGGGTCGACCTCTTCGTTCGCGCTGGCGCCCGCTACGTGGTTCCCGTCGGCGAGCACTGCGACGGGTTCGCCATGTACGCCTCCGACATGACCCCCTGGAATGCCGCCCGCATGGGCCCTCACCGCGATGTCGTCGGCGAACTCGCCACCGCGACCCGCGCCAGAGGCCTGCGCTTCGGCGTCTCTTCCCACACCGCCGAGCACTGGTGGTGGTATGGACGTGGCCGTTCCTTCCCCTCCGATGTCCGCGACGAAACTCCGGCAACCGCCAAACTCTATGGGCCGGCCGCCGCGATGGATCTCCCGGGTCCCGAAGGCGTCACCTACGATGGAAAAGAGCCCGACCCAGATCACCTGGAGCGCTGGCTTCCTCCTGATCAGGCGTGGCTCGACAACTGGCTCGCCCGCTCTACGGAAATCGTAGACAAGTATCACCCGGACTTCATGTACTTCGACTGGTGGATAGGTCAGCCCGCCTGCAAACCGGCTCTGCAGCAGTTCGCCGCTTACTACTATGATCGTTCCGCGATGCGGCACCAGCAGCCCGTTCTCACCTACAAAGAAGAATCCATGCCCGCCAACGTCGCCACTTTGGACATTGAGCGCGGCAAGCTCGATACCCTCCGCCTCCTTCCCTGGCAAACCGACACTTCCGTCTCCATCCATTCATGGGGATATGTAGAGAACGATGAGTATCGCACCGCCAAATCTCTCATCCACCAACTCATGGATACGGTTAGCAAGAATGGGAACCTACTCCTTAACGTCGGTCCCAAATCAGACGGCACCATACCCGAAGAAGCCCGTACCGTCTTGCTCGGCATAGGCGACTGGCTCCGCATCAACGGCGAGGCCGTCTACGGCACACGTCCCTTCACCGTATTCGGCGAAGGCCCCACCAAAGCCCCCAAAAACCCTACAGAATTGAACAGTGATATTCAGGTCTATACCCCGCACGACATCCGTTACACCACCTCCGGGCACTCTCGCACCGGTCCTATTCTCTATGCCACCGCCCTGGGTTGGCCCACTGGAGGCACCCTCACGCTACACACCCTGTTTCGCGGAAATCCCTACCTCGCGGCCCCTGTCTGCGCCGTCGATCTCCTCGGCACATCTCTGTCGATCGCCTACTCCGAGGAGCTCGACGGACTCCACCTGACCCTGCCGTCCTCCGTCCCCGCCAACCTCCCGGCCGACACTGCCTACGTGTTCCGCCTTCATACCCGCTGCTCCTCTGTCGCTAATCATTAA
- a CDS encoding carboxypeptidase regulatory-like domain-containing protein, producing the protein MRRGRSFPILFLVALFISVSFAGAQSNYASLSGVVMDPQHLVIPHAKVTVTAVKTGAERVVVANPQGVYEADGLLPGAYLVQAESQGFAVARRSLQLEVGQQATLDVALTVGPDSQTVTAVAAAELLKTADASVGEVVDQRAVAQLPLNGRMLVDLMLTVPGAHVSHGAQTGDMNPLYWRPGERSAISVGGNRPNANYFLLDGATNTDPTFNTQNFSASPDAVQEFQVEIGSYSAEMGGAGGGQVNIVTRSGGSRLHATAYEFLRNGAIDAHSFNDMGGTNHLVQNNFGGSLSGPVLPGKKTFFFVNYEALRHVEADTMTMTVPTPQESGGDFSMSGVTVYDPATTVANPHYNPALPVSPQNPQFTRQPFPNNKIPASRLSSVAVTMLTKYVPQPNLMMGMTAGMTMMGQPTVVGAGNDSNNYLDVRNEVHDTDQGTVRLDRQFNASNTGFARYSAGGEHGFMPENMPGFGYVHDNLSQQGMGSYSHIFTPSLLNVATVAVSRLSMNHTTESANKNDITGELGIAGVGFGGPAAWGAPYFAVQGYSPIGDSFSATPMHSWDTLVEGRDTLTWLLGRHSLKFGGVYQRFIWPMWGFFQNRGYYQFTNGFTTDIGANDGTGSALASFLLGLPAVRQRQAGIPQMNLSQWYADGYVQDTFRLTTSTVLDYGVRYEYMTALIDRRYTNSNLTFAPNGTPSVFIGGQNGMPKGLMYPNRTDFAPRLGISQSIPGRGLVLHAAYGIFYTPVDMNTWCNQRHNVPYTFPETNQSDNFTPSINGFNFAPAVLGKTVVSFTAMETHPSPQYIQQWSASAEQSLGTSTMIEIGYLGSEGLHLQRSHLINNALPGPGAIQPRRPFKQISFVPNSVMPSNVTVASTTFGVSTINLLENSAQSWYDAGYVNVRRRAAKGLSFLANYTWSKSLSNAPDFRSPMFEAAIPQNNNDLAAEKGPACDVRNRLALSAVYDVPTWERSRLTRTLTSDWRTSTIFQAQSGFPLTISVFGDTANAGTALGENPIRANVTGTPVFGPGTRNATHWFNPAAFAAPTAYTFGNVGRNSVVGPGLETMDLSVVRSFALLESMRLETRGEFFNTLNHTNLGTPNRFVNTAGFGSITEVTTPGREIQLSARISF; encoded by the coding sequence ATGAGACGCGGTCGTTCATTTCCCATCCTCTTTCTCGTTGCCCTATTTATTTCCGTATCCTTTGCAGGGGCGCAGTCGAACTACGCTTCCCTCAGTGGGGTCGTGATGGACCCGCAGCATCTTGTAATACCTCACGCGAAGGTGACGGTGACGGCAGTAAAGACAGGGGCAGAGCGCGTGGTTGTGGCCAACCCGCAGGGGGTTTATGAGGCTGATGGGCTGCTGCCGGGGGCTTATCTGGTGCAGGCAGAGAGCCAGGGGTTTGCCGTGGCCCGGCGATCGCTTCAACTGGAAGTGGGCCAGCAGGCGACGTTGGATGTGGCGCTGACGGTGGGGCCGGACAGCCAGACTGTGACAGCGGTGGCCGCAGCGGAACTGCTGAAGACTGCCGACGCAAGCGTAGGCGAGGTGGTGGACCAGCGGGCGGTGGCCCAGTTGCCGCTGAACGGGCGGATGCTGGTCGACCTGATGCTGACGGTCCCGGGGGCGCATGTAAGTCATGGGGCGCAGACGGGAGACATGAATCCGCTGTACTGGCGGCCGGGGGAGCGGTCAGCGATCAGCGTAGGTGGTAACCGTCCGAACGCGAATTATTTTCTGCTCGACGGCGCAACCAATACCGATCCTACGTTTAACACGCAGAACTTCAGCGCATCGCCGGATGCGGTGCAGGAGTTTCAGGTGGAGATTGGCAGCTACTCGGCTGAGATGGGCGGGGCGGGGGGCGGACAGGTGAACATTGTGACGCGGTCGGGCGGGTCGCGGCTGCATGCGACAGCGTATGAGTTTCTGCGCAACGGAGCGATCGACGCCCACTCGTTCAACGACATGGGAGGGACGAACCACCTGGTGCAGAACAACTTTGGCGGATCGCTGAGCGGGCCGGTTCTGCCGGGGAAGAAGACGTTCTTTTTCGTGAACTATGAAGCGCTGCGGCATGTTGAGGCAGACACGATGACGATGACAGTGCCGACCCCGCAGGAGTCGGGCGGCGACTTCAGCATGAGCGGGGTGACGGTCTACGATCCAGCGACGACCGTGGCCAATCCACACTACAACCCGGCGCTTCCTGTGAGCCCGCAGAACCCACAGTTCACGCGGCAGCCGTTTCCGAACAATAAGATTCCCGCGAGCCGATTGAGCTCAGTTGCGGTGACGATGCTGACCAAATATGTGCCGCAGCCGAATCTAATGATGGGCATGACGGCTGGGATGACCATGATGGGGCAACCGACCGTGGTAGGCGCCGGTAATGACTCCAACAACTATCTGGATGTGCGGAACGAGGTTCACGACACCGACCAGGGGACGGTGCGGTTGGATCGCCAGTTCAATGCGAGCAATACCGGGTTTGCGCGGTACAGCGCTGGCGGAGAACATGGATTCATGCCGGAGAACATGCCGGGGTTCGGGTATGTGCACGACAATCTCTCGCAGCAGGGAATGGGATCGTATAGCCACATCTTTACGCCGTCGCTGCTGAACGTGGCGACTGTTGCGGTGTCGCGGCTGAGCATGAACCATACAACCGAGAGCGCGAACAAGAACGACATTACGGGCGAGCTGGGAATTGCCGGGGTCGGGTTTGGTGGGCCCGCGGCGTGGGGAGCGCCGTACTTCGCGGTGCAGGGATATTCGCCCATCGGCGACAGCTTTTCGGCGACGCCGATGCACTCGTGGGACACGCTCGTGGAGGGACGCGACACGCTGACATGGCTTCTCGGACGGCACAGCCTGAAGTTTGGCGGGGTCTACCAGCGGTTCATCTGGCCGATGTGGGGCTTCTTTCAGAATCGCGGGTACTACCAGTTCACGAATGGCTTTACGACGGATATTGGAGCAAACGATGGCACCGGATCGGCGCTGGCGAGTTTTCTGCTGGGACTGCCCGCGGTTCGTCAACGGCAGGCGGGAATTCCGCAGATGAATCTGAGCCAGTGGTACGCCGATGGATATGTGCAGGACACCTTCCGATTGACGACGAGCACGGTTCTCGACTACGGCGTCCGTTATGAGTACATGACCGCGCTGATCGATCGGAGATACACCAACAGCAACCTGACCTTCGCCCCCAATGGAACGCCCAGTGTGTTTATTGGTGGACAGAATGGAATGCCGAAGGGGCTGATGTATCCCAATCGGACGGACTTCGCGCCGCGGCTTGGGATCTCGCAGAGTATTCCCGGCCGGGGACTGGTTCTTCATGCGGCGTATGGAATCTTCTATACGCCGGTGGACATGAACACGTGGTGCAATCAGCGGCATAATGTGCCCTACACCTTCCCGGAGACGAACCAGAGCGACAACTTTACTCCCTCAATCAACGGCTTCAATTTTGCCCCGGCGGTGCTGGGAAAGACCGTAGTCAGCTTTACCGCGATGGAGACGCATCCGTCCCCGCAGTACATCCAGCAGTGGAGCGCGTCGGCGGAGCAGAGCCTGGGCACGAGCACAATGATTGAGATCGGCTATCTCGGTTCGGAGGGATTGCATCTGCAGCGTTCGCATCTGATCAATAACGCGCTGCCGGGACCGGGGGCGATTCAGCCGCGGCGGCCCTTCAAGCAGATCAGCTTCGTTCCAAATTCGGTGATGCCGTCAAACGTTACAGTAGCGAGTACGACCTTTGGCGTGAGCACGATCAACCTGCTCGAAAATTCAGCGCAGAGCTGGTATGACGCGGGCTATGTGAATGTGCGACGGCGGGCAGCGAAGGGGCTGAGTTTCCTGGCGAACTATACGTGGTCGAAGAGCTTGTCAAATGCTCCGGATTTCCGCTCTCCGATGTTCGAGGCGGCGATTCCACAGAACAATAACGATCTGGCGGCAGAGAAGGGACCCGCGTGCGATGTAAGGAATCGCCTTGCTCTCAGCGCGGTCTATGACGTCCCAACATGGGAACGCAGCCGGTTGACGCGCACATTGACATCGGACTGGCGCACTTCGACGATCTTTCAGGCGCAGAGCGGATTTCCGCTGACGATCTCTGTGTTTGGTGACACCGCGAATGCGGGAACGGCGCTCGGAGAGAATCCCATACGGGCCAATGTTACTGGCACGCCGGTCTTTGGGCCGGGGACGAGAAATGCGACGCACTGGTTCAATCCAGCGGCTTTTGCGGCTCCGACTGCTTATACCTTCGGGAATGTGGGGCGTAACTCCGTCGTTGGGCCGGGTCTGGAGACGATGGATTTGAGCGTGGTGCGAAGCTTCGCGCTGCTAGAGTCAATGCGGCTGGAAACCAGGGGCGAGTTCTTCAACACGTTGAACCATACGAACCTGGGGACTCCGAATCGGTTCGTGAATACGGCCGGATTTGGATCAATCACCGAGGTGACGACGCCGGGGCGAGAGATTCAACTGAGTGCACGAATTTCGTTCTGA
- a CDS encoding sigma-70 family RNA polymerase sigma factor gives MQAGIVMGHLASVIGVSTEDAALVADLKAGSEDAFAILIAQYHQPLYSLIARSINDPADAADITQEVFIKVFRSIRGFHGDASLRTWLYRIALHEASNQRRWWSRHKKQEVTIDSPYDEEEAGGSGVCLSATLADDGNSPFDNVAQNEVRERVEAALRQIPEAFRTVVVLREIEGFAYEEIAEILNVNLGTVKSRLTRGRSALRALIIAEQAPSLNNSATSFARHSSEEMVTQ, from the coding sequence ATGCAGGCGGGCATCGTGATGGGACATTTAGCGAGCGTAATAGGCGTCAGCACTGAAGATGCTGCCCTTGTAGCCGACCTCAAAGCCGGCTCCGAGGACGCGTTCGCCATTCTCATCGCCCAGTACCATCAGCCTCTTTATTCGCTAATCGCGCGCAGCATCAACGACCCGGCCGACGCCGCCGACATTACGCAGGAAGTCTTTATCAAGGTCTTCCGCAGCATTCGCGGCTTCCATGGGGATGCGAGCCTCCGCACCTGGCTCTATCGCATCGCCTTGCACGAGGCCTCCAATCAGCGACGCTGGTGGTCGCGGCATAAAAAACAGGAAGTGACGATCGACTCGCCGTACGACGAGGAAGAAGCTGGTGGCAGCGGCGTCTGCCTCAGCGCCACGCTGGCCGACGACGGCAATTCTCCCTTCGATAATGTAGCTCAAAACGAAGTCCGCGAGCGCGTCGAAGCCGCTCTGCGGCAGATACCCGAGGCTTTCCGCACGGTTGTGGTCCTGCGCGAGATCGAAGGCTTTGCTTACGAAGAGATCGCCGAAATCCTCAACGTCAATCTGGGCACAGTAAAGTCGCGGCTCACCCGTGGCCGTTCAGCCCTGCGCGCTCTGATCATCGCGGAGCAGGCTCCTTCACTAAATAATTCTGCGACTTCCTTTGCCAGGCACTCATCCGAAGAGATGGTGACGCAATGA
- a CDS encoding anti-sigma factor, whose product MTSSCDSIRLSFSPYLDGAISGRQMQEIARHLESCGDCKREFDGLRSMQQTLAILGPAKAPADLGMKLRLAISHERAAMKSSWKDAFSLKWENTVRPLLVQVSAGFAGSVVLVGGIMLLLGMVAAPEPVMANDEPLGAITVPHYLYTAVNPHAITTNHGAPIVVEAYVNDQGRVYDYNIVSGPVDAGVKNQVIDQLVMSVFQPASVFGSPVRGMVVLTFSGVSVRG is encoded by the coding sequence ATGACCTCAAGCTGCGACAGTATTCGGCTCTCGTTCTCGCCCTATCTTGACGGCGCGATCTCCGGCCGTCAGATGCAGGAGATCGCCCGTCACCTCGAGTCCTGCGGCGACTGCAAGCGTGAATTCGACGGACTACGCTCTATGCAGCAGACGCTGGCTATCCTTGGCCCTGCCAAGGCTCCTGCTGACCTCGGCATGAAGCTCCGCCTCGCCATCTCGCACGAACGCGCAGCGATGAAATCGAGTTGGAAGGACGCCTTCAGCCTCAAGTGGGAGAATACCGTTCGACCGCTGCTCGTGCAGGTCTCGGCCGGTTTCGCCGGATCTGTCGTGCTCGTCGGAGGCATTATGCTTCTGCTGGGCATGGTCGCCGCCCCGGAGCCAGTCATGGCGAACGACGAGCCCCTTGGCGCCATCACCGTTCCTCACTACCTGTATACGGCGGTAAATCCACACGCCATTACCACCAACCACGGCGCGCCTATCGTTGTTGAGGCTTATGTCAACGATCAGGGCCGCGTCTATGACTACAACATCGTGTCCGGCCCGGTGGATGCAGGGGTCAAAAATCAGGTGATCGATCAGCTTGTGATGAGCGTCTTCCAGCCGGCCAGCGTCTTTGGCTCTCCGGTTCGGGGCATGGTTGTGCTCACCTTCTCCGGTGTATCCGTCCGCGGATAG